In Oryzias melastigma strain HK-1 linkage group LG10, ASM292280v2, whole genome shotgun sequence, a single window of DNA contains:
- the nkx1.2lb gene encoding NK1 transcription factor related 2-like,b: MNRDRAGPGPDGVQANRDRAQASGDGGQSLGGPENGETLDGAPAEDKRLFPGALTGGRDAQAAENHCEPPPTNPVLAAPPQGPTVHRTTSFSVLDILDPNKFTSRRHQQLASLRAEREREPSDYEPRNQRGGSAEREVRMEGSKGCYGADEYQSKEGFVYRSPEDEDYHRPGTPDSEAPDGTYSSEESSSALPTNGDRDLGQHSHSDAGRDAKSPGGGSGCPMGGGQASGGQGAKPKRKRSGSDSKSGKPRRARTAFTYEQLVALENKFKSTRYLSVCERLNLALSLSLTETQVKIWFQNRRTKWKKQNPGADTSAPTGAGGAGGAGGGGGSGGGLGSLSPLSPSPPVSGHLAMHAGYGGHHHPPAGSLVQLPFLTASHVLSPFMLGTQSYAAPAFYSTHL; the protein is encoded by the exons ATGAACAGGGACAGAGCGGGACCGGGACCGGATGGAGTCCAGGCGAACCGGGACCGAGCGCAGGCCAGCGGGGACGGGGGCCAGAGCCTGGGGGGTCCGGAGAACGGAGAGACGCTGGACGGAGCTCCCGCCGAGGACAAGCGGCTCTTCCCGGGCGCTCTGACCGGAGGCAGAGACGCTCAGGCCGCGGAGAACCACTGCGAACCGCCGCCCACCAACCCGGTGCTGGCCGCGCCACCACAG GGCCCCACCGTCCACCGAACCACATCCTTCTccgttttggacattttggaCCCAAACAAGTTCACGAGCCGACGGCACCAGCAGCTCGCGAGCCTCCGCGCCGAGCGCGAGCGCGAGCCCAGCGACTATGAGCCTCGGAACCAGAGAGGAGGCTCGGCGGAGCGGGAGGTCCGGATGGAGGGCAGCAAGGGCTGCTACGGAGCGGACGAATACCAGAGCA AGGAGGGCTTTGTGTACAGAAGTCCAGAGGACGAGGACTACCACAGACCCGGGACTCCGGACTCGGAGGCTCCAGACGGGACTTACAGCAGCGAGGAGAGCAGTTCTGCTCTTCCCACCAACGGAGACCGAGATCTGGGCCAGCACAGCCACTCGGACGCCGGCAGAGACGCCAAAAGCCCCGGCGGAGGCTCGGGGTGCCCGATGGGCGGCGGGCAGGCCTCGGGGGGACAGGGGGCCAAGCCCAAGAGGAAGCGCTCCGGCTCGGACTCCAAATCGGGGAAGCCCCGCCGGGCGCGGACTGCCTTCACCTACGAGCAGCTGGTGGCGCTGGAGAACAAGTTCAAGTCCACGCGCTACCTGTCCGTGTGCGAGCGCCTCAACCTGGCGCTGTCCCTCTCCCTGACTGAGACCCAGGTCAAGATCTGGTTCCAGAACCGCCGGACCAAGTGGAAGAAGCAGAACCCCGGAGCCGACACCTCCGCCCCCACCGGGGCGGGAGGTGCAGGTGGCGCCGGAGGAGGGGGCGGCTCCGGAGGAGGCCTGGGGAGCCTGAGCCCCCTGAGCCCGTCGCCGCCGGTCAGCGGCCACCTGGCCATGCATGCGGGCTACGGCGGCCACCACCACCCCCCCGCCGGCAGCCTGGTGCAGCTGCCCTTCCTCACCGCCAGCCACGTGCTGTCTCCGTTTATGCTGGGGACGCAGAGTTACGCCGCGCCCGCCTTCTACAGCACACACCTGTAG